One region of Deinococcus aestuarii genomic DNA includes:
- a CDS encoding tyrosine-type recombinase/integrase, giving the protein MVKLLAVAPVEMRVLLRLGGIAGLRASEITGLKWGDLDLEGGALTVRNGKGGKTRRVLLSSSLIADLRELGPQKEEVAVIGRTPEAARGRLRTLCKQQGIPYLSLHALRHTTGTRLVRAGFPLQDVAEHLGHSDVQTARTYGKWANDRLKAHLRGM; this is encoded by the coding sequence GTGGTCAAGTTGCTCGCCGTCGCTCCCGTCGAGATGCGGGTGCTGCTGCGTCTTGGCGGCATCGCTGGGCTGCGCGCCTCCGAGATCACGGGGTTGAAGTGGGGCGACCTGGACCTGGAGGGCGGCGCCTTAACCGTGCGGAACGGGAAGGGCGGGAAGACCCGGCGCGTTCTGCTCTCGTCCTCCTTGATTGCGGACTTGCGAGAACTCGGTCCTCAAAAAGAAGAGGTGGCGGTGATTGGGCGCACTCCGGAAGCGGCGCGGGGGAGATTGCGGACCCTCTGTAAGCAGCAGGGCATTCCCTACCTGAGCCTGCACGCCCTGCGGCACACGACGGGGACGCGCCTGGTGCGGGCAGGCTTCCCGCTTCAGGACGTGGCGGAGCACCTGGGGCACAGCGACGTGCAGACCGCCCGCACCTACGGCAAGTGGGCGAATGACAGACTCAAGGCGCACCTGCGGGGCATGTGA
- a CDS encoding site-specific integrase: MTLDRYKHESLAPSREWVNLNPEERRRRAVAAVAEQDVGTLLDLLEAHHVRTHGHVSQETLRKYRLGARTWLEYAQGNAIKVLHPDSEHADLWVRELEAGGKSPASVGVLLAGARALYAALRWAKATSDHPFTDVKPRKDKRRP, from the coding sequence ATGACCCTCGACCGCTACAAGCACGAATCACTGGCGCCGTCGCGCGAGTGGGTGAATCTGAACCCCGAGGAGCGGCGGCGCCGAGCGGTGGCCGCGGTCGCGGAACAGGATGTGGGGACACTGCTCGACCTGCTGGAAGCCCACCACGTCCGCACCCACGGGCATGTGAGTCAAGAGACCCTGCGCAAGTACCGCCTCGGTGCCCGAACTTGGCTGGAGTACGCCCAGGGCAATGCGATTAAGGTGCTTCACCCGGACTCCGAGCACGCCGACTTGTGGGTGCGCGAGCTGGAGGCGGGCGGGAAGTCCCCGGCCTCCGTGGGCGTGCTGCTCGCGGGAGCACGGGCGCTCTACGCTGCCCTGCGCTGGGCCAAGGCCACCAGCGACCACCCCTTCACCGACGTGAAGCCGCGCAAGGACAAACGGCGCCCCTAG
- a CDS encoding AbrB/MazE/SpoVT family DNA-binding domain-containing protein, which yields MRDALEVAEGDTLLYVVEGKRVRLTTKHQLAQELYGSLAEEDGRDFTQELLDERRAEAQREKP from the coding sequence GTGCGTGATGCCCTAGAAGTGGCCGAGGGGGACACTCTCCTCTACGTGGTGGAGGGAAAGAGGGTGCGGCTCACCACCAAGCACCAGTTGGCCCAGGAGCTGTACGGGAGCCTTGCCGAGGAGGACGGCCGTGACTTTACCCAGGAACTCCTCGACGAGCGACGTGCCGAAGCTCAGCGGGAGAAACCTTGA
- a CDS encoding PIN domain-containing protein has protein sequence MSTRPLLLDASALTAFIRREPGGEKVLASLTTARREHFVSTVQLIEVEGKLVSDGTFTPEQVRTRIYQLGQLLTVIPFEVSAQRAASFYYARRKPYDLSLGDALCLGTAEALGADVMTAEQNWATLPDLPFGVELIRGEA, from the coding sequence TTGAGCACCCGACCCCTTCTGCTGGACGCCAGTGCCCTGACCGCCTTCATCCGCCGGGAGCCGGGAGGGGAGAAGGTGCTCGCGTCCTTGACCACCGCCCGCCGCGAGCACTTCGTTAGCACCGTGCAGCTCATCGAGGTCGAGGGCAAACTGGTCAGTGACGGGACCTTCACCCCCGAACAGGTCCGGACGCGCATTTACCAGCTCGGGCAGCTCCTCACCGTGATCCCCTTCGAGGTCAGCGCGCAGCGGGCGGCCAGCTTCTACTACGCCCGGCGCAAGCCCTACGATCTGAGTCTGGGCGATGCCCTGTGTCTGGGGACTGCGGAAGCGCTGGGGGCGGACGTGATGACGGCCGAACAGAATTGGGCGACCCTCCCCGACCTTCCCTTCGGGGTCGAGCTGATTCGGGGAGAAGCCTGA
- a CDS encoding sensor histidine kinase, which yields MTRTPHPVPDPRSLADQRDEVQRPQEQGPQRSTFFMEAPVAAFALDAEGRVQDVNRRGLALVGLARETLLGRPFSELVAPTSRPIFEALLGRVFDAPVGQSAEIVLPRPDGTFLDVLLEAVSREGEGLWDGCSLVVTDITAYKAAQRVLQSGNADLSGQLQERTARARALNEELEHVVTTFIQQLQRPTRQAMSVLGLLRKALGDQPEEVNRPLLQIERALQQIVALFESVNRYMQARQLQTRIRPVDLSVVLREVLKDIRDLLRDRDVQLTHDALPVVQGDSQALSVIFTEYLSNALKFTRTREEARIHILVRETETEYHVGVQDNGVGFDPRQEAKLFRLFGRQHSSNTYEGSGLGLAVIRRVCERFGGRAWGEGQPDQGATFWFAWPKRPVVLE from the coding sequence ATGACCAGAACTCCACACCCCGTTCCAGACCCCCGCTCTTTGGCTGACCAGCGGGATGAGGTGCAGCGTCCTCAGGAGCAGGGACCCCAACGGTCCACCTTCTTCATGGAGGCGCCGGTCGCCGCCTTTGCGCTGGACGCCGAGGGCCGGGTTCAGGACGTCAACCGCCGCGGCCTCGCGCTGGTGGGCCTCGCCCGCGAGACCCTGCTGGGCCGACCCTTCAGTGAACTCGTCGCCCCCACTTCCCGACCCATCTTCGAGGCGTTGTTGGGCCGGGTCTTCGATGCCCCGGTCGGGCAGAGCGCCGAGATCGTGCTGCCCCGACCGGACGGCACGTTCCTCGACGTGCTGCTCGAAGCCGTGAGCCGTGAGGGAGAGGGCCTGTGGGATGGGTGCTCCCTGGTGGTGACCGACATCACGGCGTACAAGGCCGCGCAGCGGGTGTTGCAGAGCGGGAACGCGGACCTGAGTGGGCAGCTTCAGGAACGCACCGCCCGGGCCCGGGCCCTGAACGAGGAACTGGAACACGTGGTCACCACGTTTATCCAGCAACTCCAGCGCCCCACGAGGCAAGCCATGAGCGTCCTCGGTCTGCTACGCAAAGCCCTGGGGGACCAGCCGGAGGAGGTCAACCGGCCACTGCTCCAGATCGAGCGGGCCTTGCAGCAGATCGTGGCGCTGTTCGAGTCGGTGAACCGGTACATGCAGGCCCGGCAACTTCAGACCCGCATTCGGCCGGTGGACCTGAGCGTCGTACTGCGGGAAGTGCTCAAGGACATTCGGGACTTGCTGCGAGACCGCGATGTCCAGCTCACCCACGACGCACTGCCGGTGGTGCAGGGGGACAGTCAGGCGTTGTCGGTGATCTTTACGGAGTACCTCTCGAACGCCCTGAAGTTCACCCGGACGCGGGAGGAGGCCCGCATCCACATCCTGGTGCGGGAGACCGAGACGGAGTACCACGTCGGCGTGCAGGATAACGGGGTGGGGTTTGACCCGCGGCAGGAGGCCAAGCTGTTCCGGCTGTTCGGCCGTCAGCACTCGTCGAACACCTACGAGGGGTCGGGGCTGGGGCTGGCGGTGATCCGGCGGGTGTGCGAGCGCTTCGGCGGGCGGGCGTGGGGGGAGGGGCAGCCGGATCAGGGGGCGACCTTCTGGTTCGCCTGGCCCAAGCGGCCCGTCGTGTTGGAATAA
- a CDS encoding AlbA family DNA-binding domain-containing protein, which produces MNREDLLALLQWPESVDLEYKRTFPPGFFEPKSEQYDDARAEVIKDVAALTNAISPQPGHLVYGIADHQGRRVVHRERRAHPVDDAQLRQFFARFLDPVPHFAYGEFEHEGQLVGLLRVLRIPPSPHVIKTRVGRSTTVAPGQVWVRRGTSNTVALLPDLKAIFQGDEAFPIEVGSEEERDLAAQHQAEGYAGAWVSASLVESRLRRGYELVYWPGTRRRVRRVSQFVEPEPTYMMKRRQ; this is translated from the coding sequence ATGAACCGTGAGGATCTTCTCGCGCTGTTGCAGTGGCCCGAAAGCGTGGATCTGGAGTACAAGCGCACCTTCCCACCAGGCTTCTTTGAGCCAAAAAGCGAGCAGTACGACGATGCCCGCGCCGAGGTCATCAAAGACGTGGCCGCGCTCACCAACGCGATCAGTCCTCAACCCGGACATCTGGTCTACGGCATCGCCGATCACCAGGGCCGGCGGGTGGTTCATCGTGAACGCCGTGCCCACCCCGTGGACGATGCCCAGCTCCGGCAATTCTTCGCCCGCTTCCTCGACCCCGTGCCCCACTTTGCCTACGGTGAATTCGAACACGAAGGTCAACTGGTGGGCCTGTTGCGCGTGCTGCGCATCCCGCCCTCTCCACACGTGATCAAAACGCGCGTTGGCCGTAGCACCACGGTGGCTCCCGGGCAGGTGTGGGTGCGCCGGGGTACCAGCAACACCGTTGCCCTCCTTCCCGACTTGAAAGCCATCTTCCAAGGCGACGAGGCGTTCCCCATTGAGGTGGGGAGCGAGGAGGAACGGGACCTCGCTGCCCAGCACCAGGCCGAGGGATATGCGGGCGCCTGGGTTTCCGCGTCCCTGGTGGAGAGCAGGCTGCGGCGGGGCTATGAACTGGTTTACTGGCCGGGCACTCGGCGACGGGTACGCCGCGTTTCACAGTTTGTGGAGCCAGAGCCGACCTACATGATGAAGCGGCGGCAGTGA